One window from the genome of Roseomonas haemaphysalidis encodes:
- a CDS encoding XdhC family protein, with product MAVLTELSTGHQFLYPDDNAPEPLVHAAKSALDLDKASSLTVAGADWFVHPYNPPLRLIVVGAVHVAQALVPMAAGCGFAVTVVDPRGAFATTERFGTDVVLRDEWPDDALQALAPDTRTAVVTLTHDPKLDDPALEVALRSPAFYVGALGSRKTHAKRLDRLREAGLDEAALARIAAPVGLNIGAVTAPEIALSVLAQIVARRRGAALGGPTA from the coding sequence GTGGCCGTCCTGACCGAGCTCAGCACGGGTCATCAGTTCCTATATCCGGATGACAATGCGCCGGAACCTCTTGTTCATGCAGCAAAGTCGGCGCTGGATTTGGACAAGGCAAGCAGCCTGACCGTCGCAGGGGCGGATTGGTTTGTTCACCCTTACAATCCGCCGCTGCGGCTAATCGTGGTGGGCGCCGTGCACGTGGCGCAGGCGCTGGTGCCGATGGCGGCTGGCTGCGGCTTCGCTGTCACGGTCGTGGACCCGCGCGGGGCTTTTGCCACCACGGAGCGGTTCGGCACCGACGTGGTGTTGCGTGACGAATGGCCCGATGACGCCCTGCAGGCCTTGGCGCCGGATACCCGCACCGCCGTGGTGACGCTGACGCATGACCCCAAGCTGGATGATCCGGCGCTGGAAGTCGCGTTGCGCAGCCCCGCTTTCTATGTCGGTGCCCTGGGCAGCCGGAAGACCCACGCCAAGCGGCTCGACCGTCTGCGCGAGGCCGGGCTTGACGAGGCAGCGCTGGCCCGCATCGCCGCGCCTGTCGGGCTCAATATCGGCGCGGTCACAGCGCCGGAGATCGCGCTGTCCGTGCTGGCGCAGATCGTCGCCCGGCGTCGCGGGGCCGCCCTGGGCGGGCCAACCGCATGA
- a CDS encoding NTP transferase domain-containing protein → MIFGPTPLAEAEGAILAHTVRLPGRVIKKGTVLDAGAVAALRESGRPDVVAARLQDGDVTENDAAHRVGEALMGPSLARTRAATGRVNLQSTVTGLLVVDAARVHALNALDESLTLATLPDYTPVSPREMLATVKVIPFAMAGSVLAEAEALMRQGPMLAVHPFRPLKVGLVLTELPGLKESIMEGAVEATEERVAGLTGTLLPPRRCAHEAGAIADALRQLLSDGAEMLLVAGASAVVDRRDAGPAAIVQVGGRIEHFGMPVDPGNLICLGAVGDVPAMVLPGCARSPKLNGFDWVLQRLFAGLPVAGRDVMRMGVGGLLKEIESRPLPRAQAGRGAAPIATPRRPRQVAALVLAAGRSSRMGEVNKLLVQDRSGRPMVSRVVDNVLASGARPVIVVTGHDAAAVHAALQGRPVTMVHAEHHAEGLAASLRCGLAALPAGAEGVAVCLGDMPLVTGGAIDRLIAAFDPEEGRAIVAPTFDGQPGNPVLWSREYLPQMMALTGDAGARALLRQHAERVAEVEMPDGAVLRDFDTPEALAGEPDYAHRA, encoded by the coding sequence ATGATCTTCGGCCCGACCCCCCTGGCGGAAGCCGAGGGCGCCATTCTGGCCCATACCGTCCGCCTGCCGGGACGCGTCATCAAGAAGGGCACGGTGCTGGACGCCGGCGCGGTCGCGGCTCTGCGGGAAAGTGGCCGCCCAGACGTTGTCGCCGCCCGCCTGCAAGATGGCGATGTCACGGAAAACGACGCCGCCCACCGGGTTGGCGAAGCCTTGATGGGCCCGAGCTTGGCCCGCACCCGCGCCGCGACGGGGCGGGTGAACCTGCAATCCACCGTCACCGGCCTGCTGGTTGTCGACGCGGCTCGGGTCCACGCGTTGAACGCGCTGGACGAGAGCCTGACGTTGGCGACCCTGCCGGATTACACGCCGGTTTCCCCCCGTGAAATGCTGGCCACCGTCAAGGTCATTCCCTTTGCCATGGCCGGCAGCGTACTGGCCGAGGCCGAGGCATTGATGCGGCAAGGCCCGATGCTGGCGGTGCATCCCTTCCGCCCCCTGAAGGTCGGCTTGGTGCTGACCGAGCTGCCGGGCCTGAAGGAAAGCATCATGGAAGGCGCCGTGGAGGCGACGGAGGAGCGCGTGGCCGGGTTGACCGGCACGCTGCTGCCGCCGCGCCGCTGCGCCCACGAGGCCGGGGCGATCGCCGATGCCTTGCGGCAACTCCTGTCCGATGGGGCGGAGATGCTGCTTGTCGCCGGGGCATCCGCGGTGGTGGACCGGCGCGATGCCGGACCCGCGGCCATTGTACAGGTCGGCGGAAGGATCGAGCATTTCGGCATGCCGGTGGACCCGGGCAACCTGATCTGCCTGGGGGCGGTGGGCGATGTGCCCGCCATGGTGCTGCCCGGCTGCGCCCGCAGTCCAAAGTTGAACGGTTTCGACTGGGTGCTGCAACGCCTCTTCGCCGGCCTACCCGTGGCCGGCCGCGACGTGATGCGCATGGGCGTCGGCGGCTTGCTGAAGGAAATCGAGTCGCGCCCGCTGCCCCGTGCGCAGGCGGGCCGTGGCGCGGCGCCGATCGCCACGCCGCGCCGGCCCCGGCAGGTTGCGGCGCTGGTGCTGGCGGCGGGCCGGTCCAGCCGCATGGGCGAGGTCAACAAGCTGCTGGTGCAGGACCGTTCCGGGCGGCCGATGGTGTCGCGCGTGGTCGACAACGTTCTGGCTTCCGGCGCCCGCCCGGTGATCGTGGTCACGGGCCATGACGCCGCCGCGGTGCATGCAGCGCTGCAAGGCCGCCCCGTCACCATGGTGCATGCTGAGCATCATGCGGAGGGGCTTGCGGCCTCCCTGCGCTGCGGGCTCGCGGCGTTGCCGGCGGGTGCCGAGGGCGTCGCCGTCTGCCTGGGCGACATGCCTCTGGTCACCGGCGGGGCGATTGATCGGTTGATCGCCGCCTTTGACCCCGAGGAAGGGCGCGCCATCGTCGCCCCCACCTTTGATGGCCAGCCGGGTAACCCGGTGCTGTGGTCCCGCGAATACCTGCCGCAGATGATGGCGTTGACTGGCGATGCCGGCGCGCGCGCGCTGCTGCGCCAGCATGCCGAACGGGTGGCGGAGGTGGAGATGCCGGACGGCGCGGTGCTGCGCGACTTCGACACGCCGGAGGCCCTGGCGGGCGAGCCGGACTACGCGCACCGGGCATGA
- the folK gene encoding 2-amino-4-hydroxy-6-hydroxymethyldihydropteridine diphosphokinase yields the protein MILIALGANLPGLDGSEPRATCEAAAQALRRIPGLMVSALSRWWLTAPVPPTPGAPWYVNGVARCEGDMPPPVLLSALQAIEDAAGRVRAYPNAPRTLDLDIVAMGDTVRAGPDPILPHPRAHLRRFVLQPLQEVAPGWRHPSLGRSVEELLRGLPEEAMRPL from the coding sequence ATGATCCTGATCGCGCTGGGCGCCAATCTGCCAGGCCTGGACGGCAGCGAGCCGCGCGCGACCTGCGAGGCCGCGGCGCAGGCCCTGCGGCGCATCCCCGGACTGATGGTTTCCGCCCTGTCGCGCTGGTGGCTGACCGCGCCGGTGCCGCCCACCCCAGGGGCGCCATGGTACGTCAACGGTGTCGCCCGCTGCGAGGGGGACATGCCGCCCCCGGTACTGCTGTCCGCATTGCAGGCCATCGAGGATGCCGCCGGCCGGGTCCGCGCCTACCCCAATGCCCCGCGGACACTGGACCTCGACATCGTCGCGATGGGCGACACGGTCCGCGCGGGGCCGGACCCCATCCTGCCGCATCCGCGCGCGCATCTGCGGCGATTCGTGTTGCAGCCTTTACAGGAGGTGGCACCGGGCTGGCGGCATCCCTCGCTGGGGCGCAGCGTCGAGGAACTGCTGCGCGGCCTGCCGGAAGAAGCGATGCGGCCGCTCTGA
- the rpoZ gene encoding DNA-directed RNA polymerase subunit omega produces the protein MARVTVEDCILKVPNRFELVLLAAQRARNISRGEELTIDRDNDKNPVVALREIADDTVELPGLEQDLIKSLLRAPEPEPVEEEVIDLIATDENIFGVMDVNEEPLPDAGADDLSGDDIEAAIAAELGGRR, from the coding sequence ATGGCCCGCGTAACCGTCGAAGACTGCATCCTGAAGGTTCCGAACCGCTTTGAGCTGGTTTTGCTGGCCGCCCAGCGCGCCCGCAACATCAGCCGCGGCGAGGAACTGACGATCGACCGCGACAACGACAAGAACCCGGTCGTGGCGCTGCGCGAGATCGCCGACGACACCGTGGAACTGCCGGGCCTGGAGCAGGACCTCATCAAGTCCCTGCTGCGCGCCCCGGAGCCGGAGCCGGTGGAGGAAGAGGTGATCGACCTGATCGCCACGGACGAGAACATCTTCGGCGTCATGGACGTGAACGAGGAGCCGCTGCCGGATGCCGGCGCGGACGACCTGTCCGGCGACGACATCGAAGCCGCGATCGCCGCCGAACTCGGCGGCCGCCGCTGA
- a CDS encoding RelA/SpoT family protein — protein MPARTTCPATTSKPRSPPNSAAAADRAGATLKPGAGPSFDPAPRAPDGLTAPVAPPHAETPGTELARRVAAYDPRADVALLEAAYDLAATAHASQARENGDPYITHPLAVAGILAGYRLDTATIATALLHDVVEDTGVSLAEIEKRFGSDIAKLVDGVTKLTRLELQSERTKQAENFRKLVLAMSEDIRVLLVKLADRTHNMRTLHFVPKPEKRARVARETMEIYAPLAQRIGMDAVKTELQSLSFRELQPDAYQTITARLAFLRGQGADLIDDIAADVRAKMAEAGVPLLEVNGREKSPYSIWLKMHEKKVEFEQLSDIMAFRITTTDRTNCYAALGAIHSAYRVVPGRFKDYISTPKPNGYQSLHTGVSVPERRNAKIEVQIRTPEMHEVAEYGVAAHWMYKQGRAPDGTTPPAQKRRYPWVKELLELLETASEPQEFLEHTKLALHQDQVFCFTPKGDLIALPRGATPIDFAYQVHSQVGDTCVGAKINGRIVPLRHQLENGDQIEIITARGGTPNPAWERFVVTGKAKARIKRFALARQRSEFQEQGRSAIAKAFRQEGLDFSEKMVEPAIKAFKQPSFEDLCVAVGNGNLSPREVLHAAVPELKGPPRPHENLPLTRARGKPGSTVMRTGNERRRDSASGIVGLVPGMAVQFAGCCHPVPGDRILGIVTTGKGVTIHKNDCHSLESFASTPERFIDVDWDYEVGSGNGHLARLQVVTSNEGAAIAAMTVAIAKQQGKLHNLRFTHRAADFAELMVDLEVTDLRHLSQVVAALRTCPGIAQVDRAKG, from the coding sequence ATGCCGGCGCGGACGACCTGTCCGGCGACGACATCGAAGCCGCGATCGCCGCCGAACTCGGCGGCCGCCGCTGACCGGGCGGGGGCGACATTGAAACCGGGCGCCGGGCCGAGTTTTGACCCGGCGCCGCGCGCGCCTGACGGTTTGACCGCGCCTGTCGCCCCCCCCCATGCCGAAACGCCGGGCACCGAACTTGCCCGGCGCGTTGCCGCCTACGACCCCCGCGCCGATGTTGCCCTGCTGGAAGCCGCCTACGACCTGGCAGCCACGGCCCATGCCAGCCAGGCGCGCGAGAACGGCGACCCCTACATCACGCATCCGCTGGCCGTGGCCGGCATCCTGGCCGGCTACCGGCTGGACACGGCGACCATCGCGACCGCGTTGCTGCACGACGTGGTCGAGGATACCGGCGTTTCCCTTGCCGAGATCGAGAAGCGTTTCGGCAGCGACATCGCCAAGCTGGTGGACGGCGTCACCAAGCTGACGCGGCTGGAACTGCAGTCCGAGCGCACCAAGCAGGCCGAGAACTTCCGCAAGCTGGTGCTGGCGATGAGCGAGGACATCCGCGTCCTCTTGGTCAAGCTCGCCGACCGGACGCACAACATGCGGACGCTGCATTTCGTGCCGAAGCCCGAAAAGCGGGCGCGCGTGGCGCGGGAAACCATGGAGATCTACGCGCCGCTCGCTCAGCGCATCGGCATGGATGCGGTGAAGACCGAGCTGCAATCCCTCTCCTTCCGCGAATTGCAGCCGGATGCCTACCAGACCATCACCGCCCGCCTCGCCTTTCTGCGCGGCCAGGGCGCCGACCTGATCGACGACATCGCCGCCGACGTGCGGGCCAAGATGGCCGAGGCCGGCGTACCCCTGCTGGAGGTCAACGGGCGCGAAAAGTCGCCCTATTCCATCTGGCTGAAGATGCATGAGAAGAAGGTGGAATTCGAGCAGCTCTCGGACATCATGGCCTTCCGCATCACGACGACGGACCGCACCAACTGCTATGCGGCGCTGGGCGCCATCCATTCGGCCTACCGCGTCGTTCCGGGGCGGTTCAAGGACTACATCAGCACGCCCAAGCCCAATGGCTACCAGAGCCTGCACACCGGCGTTTCCGTGCCGGAGCGGCGCAACGCCAAGATCGAGGTGCAGATCCGCACGCCGGAAATGCACGAGGTCGCCGAATACGGCGTGGCCGCGCACTGGATGTACAAGCAGGGCCGGGCACCGGACGGCACCACCCCGCCGGCCCAGAAGCGGCGCTATCCTTGGGTCAAGGAACTGCTGGAACTCCTTGAAACGGCGTCCGAGCCGCAGGAGTTCCTGGAACACACCAAGCTGGCCCTGCACCAGGACCAGGTGTTCTGCTTCACGCCCAAGGGGGACCTGATCGCCCTGCCCCGCGGCGCCACGCCGATCGACTTCGCCTACCAGGTGCACAGCCAGGTGGGCGACACCTGCGTTGGCGCCAAGATCAACGGCCGCATTGTCCCGCTCCGCCACCAGCTGGAAAACGGCGACCAGATCGAGATCATCACGGCGCGCGGCGGCACGCCCAACCCGGCCTGGGAACGCTTCGTCGTCACCGGCAAGGCCAAGGCGCGGATCAAACGCTTCGCCCTGGCCCGCCAGCGGTCGGAGTTCCAGGAACAGGGCCGCAGCGCCATCGCCAAGGCCTTCCGCCAGGAAGGTCTGGATTTCAGCGAGAAGATGGTCGAGCCGGCCATCAAGGCGTTCAAGCAGCCGAGCTTCGAGGATCTGTGCGTCGCCGTCGGCAACGGCAACCTGTCGCCGCGCGAGGTGCTGCACGCGGCGGTGCCGGAGCTGAAGGGTCCGCCCCGGCCGCATGAGAACCTTCCCCTTACCCGGGCGCGCGGCAAGCCAGGCTCGACGGTCATGCGCACCGGCAACGAGCGGCGGCGTGACAGCGCTTCCGGCATCGTCGGACTGGTGCCGGGCATGGCAGTGCAGTTCGCCGGTTGCTGCCACCCGGTGCCAGGGGACCGCATCCTGGGGATCGTCACCACCGGCAAGGGCGTGACGATCCATAAGAACGACTGCCACAGCCTTGAATCCTTTGCTTCCACGCCGGAACGCTTCATCGACGTGGATTGGGACTACGAGGTGGGCTCGGGCAACGGCCACCTCGCCCGGCTGCAGGTGGTGACCAGCAACGAGGGCGCGGCCATCGCCGCCATGACGGTGGCCATCGCCAAGCAGCAGGGCAAGCTGCACAACCTGCGCTTCACCCACCGCGCCGCCGATTTCGCGGAGCTCATGGTGGACCTGGAGGTCACGGACCTGCGGCACCTGTCGCAAGTCGTGGCGGCGCTGCGCACCTGCCCCGGCATTGCCCAGGTGGACCGCGCCAAGGGCTGA
- the acpS gene encoding holo-ACP synthase, with amino-acid sequence MIIGLGNDICDIRRIERALARHGDRFIERVFTPLERRKAESRTEKLRAGTYAKRFAAKEAAAKALGTGFRQGVFWRDLGVVNLSSGQPSLRLTGGAAKRLDAITPVGFGAQISLTMTDEYPYAQAIVIIAAVKLVA; translated from the coding sequence ATGATCATCGGCCTCGGCAACGACATCTGCGACATCCGGCGTATCGAGCGCGCCCTTGCCCGCCACGGCGACCGCTTTATCGAGCGCGTGTTCACGCCGCTGGAGCGCCGCAAGGCGGAAAGCCGCACGGAAAAGCTGCGCGCCGGCACCTATGCCAAGCGCTTCGCGGCCAAGGAGGCCGCGGCCAAGGCGCTCGGCACCGGCTTCCGGCAGGGCGTGTTCTGGCGCGACCTGGGCGTGGTGAACCTGTCTTCGGGCCAGCCCTCCCTGCGGCTGACCGGCGGCGCCGCCAAGCGGCTGGATGCCATCACCCCCGTGGGCTTCGGCGCGCAGATCAGCCTGACGATGACGGACGAATACCCTTATGCCCAGGCCATCGTCATCATCGCGGCAGTGAAGCTAGTCGCCTAG
- a CDS encoding YraN family protein, translating into MANMAAPPDPLLRAAAEARGRSAELRVAERLVEEGWRVLDHRARTAAGEIDLVAERQGVLAFIEVKARATLVDAAYALGARQRHRLMAAAEIWLASHPGHGEHGIRFDVMLTDAQGGMRRIADAFRLGD; encoded by the coding sequence ATGGCGAACATGGCCGCACCCCCCGATCCCCTGCTGCGCGCCGCGGCGGAGGCCCGCGGCCGCAGCGCCGAACTGCGCGTGGCCGAGCGCCTGGTGGAGGAAGGGTGGCGGGTGCTGGATCACAGGGCCCGCACCGCCGCGGGGGAGATCGACCTGGTGGCCGAGCGGCAGGGCGTGCTGGCCTTTATCGAGGTGAAGGCCCGCGCGACGCTGGTGGACGCGGCTTACGCCCTTGGGGCACGGCAGCGGCACCGGCTGATGGCGGCCGCCGAGATCTGGCTCGCTTCCCACCCCGGCCATGGCGAGCATGGCATCCGCTTCGACGTGATGCTGACCGACGCGCAGGGCGGCATGCGACGGATCGCGGATGCCTTCCGCCTAGGCGACTAG
- a CDS encoding penicillin acylase family protein has translation MAARCKHLVGAARASYTDGMQSRPGRLRRFFLRGVIAVLILALLTVVAVGGLLWGTLPPQSGRFALAGLSVPVDIVQDEYGIPRISAANELDAAEALGWLHARDRMFQLEALRRGASGRLSELTGPAALRLDRFSRTLGLAQSARADYGALPADTRAMLDAYARGVNGWLQTRGRLAAPEFIALGAPEPWEPWQSLLWAKVMGLWLSGNWRLELERARLAGILTPERLAELWPADESPGRPDLAGLPDAAHLARLAAAVPTFPVDAPLPSTASNAWAVAAERSTTGQPLLASDPHLGFQAPILWYLARIEIAAMPGQPARMLAGATSPGVPFVVIGRNDRVAWGFTTTHSDTQDVFIERLAGPDAYQTPDGPRPFTSRQERIGIRGQDAEVLTVRETRHGPVVSDLDATPPGDTVLAVQMANLAPGDTAAAGLHALNRATSLGSARAAAALITAPAQNLMVAARDGGIGMFLTGRTPVRRAGDGTLPAPGWDGSHDWTGWIPFDAMPHVENPPGGVLANANNRVQRAGAEPYLGRDWFGDWRFRRILDLLGQRRHHAPDDLAAMQRDTVSLFARDMLPVLRAIPRPPGAAGAARDLLLGWDGDMLASAPQPLIFNAWWRVAADMALAMGGVPEGAWRATPEFLRFVLARDGAGAHWCRPADEAGPAPQACDALVARALEQAVATLSEQFGPDIAAWRWGTAHVARFEHPLLRLIPLLRDWTRIGGPTGGDDQTISRGGMGGGDFAHVQGAGLRAVFDLATPDGVAAIIGTGQSGHPLSTHWADQNPIWGGQAPDGALLLPLAPVPAQSGGLLRLEPG, from the coding sequence ATGGCCGCGCGATGCAAGCATCTGGTCGGCGCCGCCCGGGCATCCTACACGGACGGCATGCAAAGCCGTCCGGGCCGCCTCAGGCGCTTCTTTCTGCGGGGCGTCATCGCCGTCCTGATCCTCGCGCTGCTGACGGTGGTTGCCGTCGGCGGGCTGCTGTGGGGCACGCTGCCGCCGCAATCGGGCCGCTTCGCCCTGGCGGGATTGTCCGTGCCGGTGGACATCGTGCAGGACGAATACGGCATCCCCCGCATCAGTGCCGCCAACGAGCTGGATGCGGCCGAGGCGCTCGGGTGGCTGCATGCCCGGGACCGCATGTTCCAGCTGGAAGCGCTGCGGCGCGGCGCTTCGGGGCGTTTGTCGGAGCTGACCGGCCCGGCCGCGCTGCGGCTGGACCGGTTCAGCCGCACGCTCGGCTTGGCGCAAAGCGCACGGGCGGATTACGGCGCCCTGCCGGCCGATACCCGTGCCATGCTGGATGCCTATGCCCGTGGGGTGAATGGCTGGCTGCAGACGCGCGGCCGGCTGGCGGCACCGGAATTCATCGCCCTCGGCGCCCCGGAACCCTGGGAGCCATGGCAAAGCCTCTTGTGGGCCAAGGTCATGGGCCTTTGGTTGTCCGGCAACTGGCGCCTGGAACTGGAACGTGCCCGGCTGGCTGGCATCCTGACGCCGGAACGGCTCGCGGAACTCTGGCCGGCGGATGAAAGCCCCGGGCGGCCTGACCTAGCCGGGCTGCCGGATGCCGCCCATCTGGCGCGGCTGGCGGCCGCCGTGCCAACATTCCCGGTCGATGCCCCGCTGCCGAGCACGGCATCCAACGCCTGGGCCGTGGCGGCGGAACGCTCCACCACCGGGCAGCCCCTGCTGGCGTCGGACCCCCATCTTGGCTTCCAGGCACCGATCCTGTGGTACCTCGCCCGCATCGAGATCGCGGCGATGCCGGGCCAGCCGGCGCGGATGCTGGCGGGCGCCACCTCGCCTGGCGTCCCCTTCGTGGTGATCGGCCGCAACGACCGGGTAGCCTGGGGCTTCACCACGACCCATTCCGACACCCAGGACGTGTTCATCGAGCGGCTGGCAGGCCCCGACGCGTACCAGACCCCCGATGGTCCCCGTCCCTTCACATCCCGCCAGGAACGCATCGGCATCCGGGGGCAGGACGCTGAAGTGCTGACGGTGCGCGAAACCCGCCACGGGCCGGTCGTGAGCGACCTCGACGCAACGCCCCCGGGCGACACCGTGCTGGCGGTCCAGATGGCCAACCTCGCTCCTGGCGACACGGCCGCGGCGGGCCTGCACGCCCTGAACCGCGCCACCTCGCTGGGCAGCGCGCGCGCCGCTGCGGCGCTGATCACCGCGCCCGCGCAGAACCTGATGGTGGCGGCGCGGGACGGCGGCATCGGCATGTTTCTCACCGGGCGCACCCCGGTGCGCCGTGCCGGCGACGGTACCCTCCCCGCGCCGGGCTGGGACGGCAGCCATGACTGGACCGGCTGGATTCCGTTCGACGCCATGCCGCATGTGGAGAACCCGCCGGGTGGTGTGCTGGCCAATGCCAACAACCGCGTGCAGCGGGCCGGCGCCGAGCCCTATCTGGGCCGTGACTGGTTTGGCGACTGGCGCTTCCGTCGCATTCTCGACCTGCTCGGCCAGCGGCGGCATCACGCGCCGGATGACCTGGCCGCCATGCAGCGCGATACGGTCAGCTTGTTCGCGCGGGACATGCTGCCGGTGCTGCGCGCCATTCCCCGCCCGCCCGGCGCCGCCGGGGCCGCGCGCGACCTGCTGCTGGGCTGGGACGGGGACATGCTTGCCTCCGCCCCGCAGCCGCTGATCTTCAATGCCTGGTGGCGGGTGGCGGCCGACATGGCGCTGGCGATGGGCGGTGTGCCCGAGGGAGCCTGGCGGGCAACGCCGGAATTCCTGCGCTTCGTGCTGGCCCGCGATGGGGCGGGTGCCCACTGGTGCCGCCCTGCCGACGAAGCCGGGCCCGCCCCGCAAGCCTGCGACGCCCTGGTGGCCCGCGCGCTGGAGCAAGCGGTGGCGACCCTGTCCGAGCAGTTCGGACCGGATATCGCGGCATGGCGGTGGGGAACCGCGCATGTGGCGCGCTTCGAGCACCCCCTGCTGCGCCTGATCCCGTTGCTGCGGGACTGGACGCGGATCGGCGGCCCAACCGGCGGTGACGATCAGACGATCAGCCGTGGTGGCATGGGCGGCGGCGATTTCGCGCATGTGCAGGGTGCCGGACTGCGCGCGGTATTCGACCTGGCCACACCGGACGGGGTGGCGGCCATCATCGGCACCGGGCAATCCGGCCATCCACTGTCCACCCACTGGGCCGACCAGAACCCCATCTGGGGTGGCCAGGCCCCGGACGGCGCCTTGCTGCTTCCGCTGGCGCCAGTTCCCGCCCAGAGCGGCGGGCTGCTGCGCCTGGAGCCTGGATAA
- a CDS encoding arginyltransferase gives MLHRTTRRPQFFYTTAPMPCPYLAGRTERKIVTELTGADSEVLHDRLSRAGFRRSHNIAYSPVCSGCRACIPIRIVAAGFQPDRTQRRVERANADLTMQEAGARATAEQFNLFQRYQQARHNDGDMASMGFYDYRAMIEDTPITTHVVEFRDAEGRLVAACLTDQLSDGLSAVYSFYDPELERRSLGTFAVIWLVRRAQQLGLPYAYLGYWVPQSRKMAYKARFQPSEILMGGQWRPMLATDAGQSLE, from the coding sequence ATGCTCCACCGCACCACGCGCCGTCCGCAGTTCTTCTACACCACCGCGCCGATGCCCTGCCCTTACCTGGCAGGCCGGACGGAACGGAAGATCGTGACCGAGCTGACCGGCGCGGATTCAGAGGTGCTGCATGACCGCCTGTCGCGCGCGGGGTTCCGCCGCAGCCACAACATCGCCTATTCGCCCGTGTGCTCGGGATGCCGGGCCTGCATTCCCATTCGCATCGTCGCGGCCGGCTTCCAGCCGGACCGCACGCAGCGGCGGGTGGAGCGGGCGAATGCCGACCTGACGATGCAGGAAGCCGGCGCCCGAGCGACGGCCGAGCAATTTAACCTGTTCCAGCGCTACCAGCAGGCCCGCCACAACGACGGCGACATGGCGTCGATGGGCTTCTACGACTACCGGGCCATGATCGAGGACACGCCGATCACCACCCATGTGGTGGAGTTCCGCGATGCCGAAGGGCGCCTGGTCGCCGCGTGCCTGACGGACCAGCTGAGCGATGGCCTGTCCGCCGTTTATTCCTTTTACGACCCAGAGCTTGAGCGCCGTTCGCTTGGCACCTTCGCCGTGATCTGGCTGGTGCGGCGCGCCCAGCAGCTGGGCCTGCCTTACGCCTACCTGGGCTACTGGGTGCCGCAAAGCCGCAAGATGGCCTACAAGGCGCGGTTCCAGCCCAGCGAGATCCTGATGGGCGGCCAATGGCGGCCGATGCTGGCGACCGACGCGGGTCAGTCCCTCGAATAA
- the epmA gene encoding EF-P lysine aminoacylase EpmA has protein sequence MPDALDSLPEWHPSRLAARLPALRARARLLAATRSFFNLRGYTEIETPALVPAPGMEVHLAAFRTAFRPLLGGADQPLWLRTSPELAIKRLLAGGAGPVFELARVWRNGEVSSRHGPEFTMLEWYRPGADLCSLMRETEAFLKAVLPARVRHGATATDLSGPFERLTVAEAFARHCDGIDILATVDAAGAGDAAALREAAMRAGLPPRGEEGWEDLFFRLLLERIEPRLGQARPTFLTHWPAPQAALARRDPADPRVALRFELFVAGLELANAFDELTDAAEQAERFAHDVRERERLYGEGWPVDEDFLDALRHGMPATAGIAMGFDRLAMLAAGTDSIEDTLWLGRWPYSRD, from the coding sequence ATGCCCGATGCCCTGGATTCACTGCCCGAATGGCACCCAAGCCGCCTTGCCGCCCGCCTCCCGGCATTGCGGGCCAGGGCCCGTCTGCTGGCCGCCACCCGCTCTTTTTTCAACCTTCGCGGGTACACGGAGATCGAAACACCGGCCCTGGTCCCGGCGCCCGGAATGGAAGTGCACCTCGCGGCCTTCCGTACCGCGTTCCGGCCACTGCTGGGCGGGGCTGACCAGCCGCTGTGGCTGCGGACCTCCCCCGAGCTGGCCATCAAGCGCCTGCTGGCCGGCGGCGCTGGGCCGGTCTTTGAACTTGCCCGGGTGTGGCGCAACGGCGAGGTCTCGTCGCGGCACGGGCCAGAGTTCACCATGCTGGAATGGTACCGGCCCGGCGCCGATCTGTGCTCGCTGATGCGGGAAACCGAAGCCTTCCTGAAGGCGGTGCTGCCCGCCAGGGTCCGCCACGGCGCCACAGCCACCGATCTGTCGGGACCGTTCGAGCGCCTGACCGTGGCCGAAGCTTTTGCCCGTCACTGCGACGGCATCGACATCCTCGCCACGGTCGATGCAGCCGGGGCGGGCGATGCGGCGGCGCTGCGCGAGGCGGCCATGCGGGCGGGCCTTCCGCCGCGGGGCGAGGAAGGTTGGGAGGACCTGTTCTTCCGCCTGTTGCTTGAAAGGATCGAGCCGCGGCTGGGCCAGGCGCGGCCGACGTTCCTGACGCACTGGCCCGCGCCCCAGGCGGCGCTGGCGCGGCGTGATCCGGCCGACCCCCGCGTGGCGCTGCGCTTCGAATTGTTCGTGGCCGGGCTGGAGCTGGCCAATGCCTTCGACGAACTGACCGATGCCGCTGAGCAGGCAGAGCGCTTCGCCCATGATGTCCGGGAACGCGAGCGGCTGTATGGCGAGGGCTGGCCGGTGGACGAGGACTTCCTGGACGCCCTGCGCCACGGCATGCCGGCCACCGCCGGCATCGCCATGGGCTTCGACCGGCTGGCGATGCTCGCCGCCGGCACCGATAGCATCGAGGACACGTTGTGGCTCGGCCGCTGGCCTTATTCGAGGGACTGA